A single Notoacmeibacter ruber DNA region contains:
- the thiC gene encoding phosphomethylpyrimidine synthase ThiC, with protein MNVVKPVTPEVTQGPLPASTKVFAKGEHHPQIAVPMRQIALHPTAGEPPVTVYDASGPYTDPDALIDIQAGLPRHREVWIEARGDCERVEGREVKPEDNGFAKGDKLTPEFPVRNKPFKAKDGKAVTQMAYAKAGIITPEMEYVAIRENLGREAAKAKLERDGEDFGAAIPDFVTAEFVREEIARGRAIIPSNVNHPELEPMIIGRNFLTKINANIGNSAVTSSMAEEVEKMVWAIRWGGDTVMDLSTGRNIHNIREWIIRNAPVPIGTVPLYQALEKVNGIAEDLSWEVFRDTLIEQAEQGVDYFTIHAGVRLHYVPLTANRVTGIVSRGGSIMAKWCLHHHKESFLYEHFDEICDICRAYDVSFSLGDGLRPGSIADANDAAQFAELETLGELTKIAWAKDCQVMIEGPGHVPMHKIKENMDKQLEVCGEAPFYTLGPLTTDIAPGYDHITSAIGAAMIGWFGTAMLCYVTPKEHLGLPDRDDVKTGVITYKIAAHAADLAKGHPAAKIRDDALSRARFEFRWEDQFNLGLDPDTAREFHDATLPKEAHKVAHFCSMCGPKFCSMRISHDIRAEAQKEGMEKMAEKYRQGGDLYMTPEEVAELDEKSESPAE; from the coding sequence ATGAACGTCGTCAAACCCGTCACACCGGAAGTCACGCAAGGGCCGCTGCCCGCTTCGACAAAAGTCTTCGCCAAGGGCGAGCATCACCCGCAGATCGCTGTGCCGATGCGCCAGATTGCCCTGCACCCGACGGCAGGCGAGCCGCCGGTGACGGTCTATGATGCGTCTGGTCCCTATACCGACCCGGATGCGCTGATCGACATTCAGGCCGGGCTGCCGCGCCACCGCGAAGTTTGGATCGAGGCGCGCGGCGATTGCGAGCGCGTGGAGGGTCGCGAGGTCAAGCCGGAAGACAACGGCTTTGCCAAGGGCGACAAGCTGACGCCGGAATTTCCCGTCCGGAACAAGCCCTTCAAGGCGAAGGACGGCAAGGCCGTCACGCAGATGGCCTATGCGAAGGCCGGCATCATCACGCCGGAAATGGAATATGTCGCGATCCGCGAAAATCTCGGCCGCGAAGCTGCCAAGGCCAAGCTCGAGCGTGACGGCGAGGATTTCGGCGCGGCGATCCCGGACTTCGTGACGGCGGAGTTCGTCCGCGAGGAGATCGCACGGGGGCGGGCGATCATCCCCTCCAACGTCAACCATCCCGAGCTTGAGCCGATGATCATCGGCCGCAACTTCCTGACCAAGATCAACGCCAATATCGGCAATAGCGCCGTCACCTCCTCCATGGCCGAGGAAGTGGAGAAGATGGTCTGGGCGATTCGCTGGGGCGGCGATACTGTCATGGACCTCTCGACGGGCCGCAACATCCACAATATCCGCGAATGGATCATTCGCAATGCGCCGGTGCCGATCGGCACGGTGCCCCTCTATCAGGCGCTGGAAAAGGTGAACGGCATTGCCGAGGACCTGTCATGGGAGGTTTTCCGCGACACGCTGATCGAGCAGGCGGAGCAGGGCGTCGATTATTTCACGATTCATGCGGGCGTCCGGCTCCACTATGTGCCGCTGACGGCCAATCGCGTCACCGGCATCGTCTCGCGCGGCGGCTCGATCATGGCGAAGTGGTGCCTCCATCACCACAAGGAAAGCTTCCTCTACGAGCATTTCGATGAGATATGCGACATTTGCCGCGCCTATGATGTGTCGTTCTCGCTGGGCGACGGTCTGCGCCCCGGCTCCATCGCCGATGCTAACGATGCGGCGCAGTTCGCCGAACTGGAGACGCTGGGCGAATTGACGAAGATCGCCTGGGCGAAGGATTGCCAGGTGATGATCGAAGGCCCCGGCCATGTGCCGATGCACAAGATCAAGGAGAATATGGACAAGCAGCTCGAAGTCTGCGGCGAGGCGCCGTTCTATACGCTCGGGCCGCTCACGACCGATATCGCACCGGGGTACGACCACATCACCTCAGCCATCGGTGCGGCGATGATCGGCTGGTTCGGCACGGCGATGCTCTGCTATGTCACGCCGAAAGAGCATCTTGGCCTGCCGGATCGCGACGATGTGAAGACCGGCGTCATCACCTACAAGATCGCGGCGCATGCGGCGGACCTCGCCAAGGGCCATCCGGCGGCGAAAATCCGCGATGATGCCTTGTCACGGGCGCGGTTCGAATTCCGCTGGGAAGACCAGTTCAATCTCGGGCTCGACCCGGACACGGCGCGCGAGTTTCATGACGCGACGCTGCCCAAGGAAGCACACAAGGTGGCGCATTTCTGCTCCATGTGCGGGCCGAAATTCTGCTCCATGCGGATCAGCCACGACATCCGCGCCGAAGCGCAGAAGGAGGGCATGGAGAAGATGGCGGAGAAATACCGTCAGGGCGGCGATCTTTACATGACGCCGGAAGAAGTGGCCGAACTCGACGAAAAATCGGAGAGCCCCGCCGAATGA